In one window of Pseudobdellovibrionaceae bacterium DNA:
- a CDS encoding bifunctional oligoribonuclease/PAP phosphatase NrnA has translation MDSRYLKNLELRRLVEKIETASSILLTTHKQCDGDGLGAMLGLYHALRKLDKKVRVITVDGVPAKYRFLQPELHLQNFDKPHDPIEPTDLCLIFDTNDRRLVDPLFFELEKQCKQIAFVDHHPVLNKGPEPTPGSYIDTSAASTGEIAFFIIKALGIRMDQMIARALYTSIAFDTQIFRYVKNSPSSHLIAAELLEHEKNAYSVHRFLFATYTQEKIAFLGKVLSEVEYFAEGQVAVVKVSLSDLKDHDLDMDDSRDVIDMIMNINALQVAALFREDAPNEYKLSLRSKGSIEVLGIAESFGGGGHMFASGAPLQGQYEDLKLKLVNQFLKRLNGTTKAKS, from the coding sequence ATGGACAGTCGGTACCTTAAAAATTTAGAATTGCGACGATTGGTTGAGAAAATCGAAACCGCTTCGTCTATTCTTCTCACCACCCACAAACAGTGTGACGGTGATGGTTTAGGTGCCATGCTCGGGCTCTATCATGCCCTTAGAAAGTTAGATAAGAAGGTTCGGGTTATCACGGTTGACGGAGTTCCGGCTAAATATCGATTTCTGCAACCGGAACTGCACTTACAAAATTTTGACAAACCTCACGACCCCATTGAACCCACAGACCTTTGCCTTATCTTCGACACAAATGACAGGCGCCTTGTGGATCCCTTATTTTTCGAGCTTGAGAAACAATGCAAGCAGATTGCCTTCGTCGACCATCACCCAGTTTTAAATAAAGGCCCTGAACCCACTCCTGGATCGTACATAGATACATCAGCCGCAAGCACCGGCGAAATCGCCTTTTTTATAATAAAAGCCTTAGGCATTCGAATGGATCAAATGATTGCCCGCGCCCTCTACACGAGCATCGCCTTTGACACGCAAATATTTAGGTATGTTAAAAACTCTCCCTCGAGCCATTTGATTGCAGCAGAACTGCTTGAACATGAGAAAAATGCTTATTCGGTACATCGATTTTTATTTGCGACTTACACACAAGAAAAAATCGCCTTTCTTGGTAAAGTGCTCAGCGAAGTGGAGTACTTTGCCGAGGGTCAAGTGGCTGTGGTCAAAGTGAGCCTCTCTGACTTGAAAGATCATGACTTAGATATGGATGATTCTCGTGACGTTATTGATATGATTATGAACATCAACGCCTTGCAAGTGGCGGCCTTATTTCGTGAAGATGCCCCGAATGAGTACAAACTCAGCTTACGCAGTAAAGGCAGCATTGAAGTTTTAGGCATTGCTGAAAGCTTTGGCGGTGGTGGTCATATGTTTGCTTCTGGAGCTCCCCTACAGGGACAATATGAAGACTTAAAACTGAAGCTTGTGAACCAATTTTTAAAACGTCTTAACGGTACCACCAAAGCTAAAAGCTAA
- a CDS encoding (2Fe-2S)-binding protein, translating to MNRSGHNNKKDPIICSCNFVKQSTIEKAITEGCDTLNKIYDETAAGIGPCGGSCRVMLQYMLDTFKTTGQFPENPRIKRRRKPPPRRG from the coding sequence ATGAACCGCTCAGGCCATAACAACAAAAAAGACCCCATTATTTGCTCCTGCAACTTTGTGAAGCAATCCACCATAGAAAAAGCTATCACTGAAGGATGTGACACTTTAAATAAAATTTATGATGAGACCGCAGCCGGTATCGGACCTTGCGGCGGCAGTTGCCGAGTCATGCTTCAGTACATGCTCGACACCTTTAAAACCACAGGCCAGTTTCCCGAAAATCCTCGAATCAAGCGGAGGCGAAAACCACCACCCCGCAGAGGTTAA
- a CDS encoding type II secretion system protein — translation MKHINHRGMTIVEVLVAVGILGIVVAGTAGMMTQMLKSQNVVELRMTVQNISDSIRSYLTAEESWYQSIDGTCLTDLSGDFNCKSLVEAGGDAKKVKLLQVKDAKGNVKFDFTDAKKGFTRTGESCSEFGVSDKCPIGVKVTWLPDTDLGGCDQASCKRPAVKVQVNFEYEMSSNKVPFNISRYDFEIHKPGTGLSLDASCVAIGGTFDDASGKCQLPNDVKTSCEAAGGRFNDATQTCDLPSQVKETCRSLGGDYDPIKNKCSLSKTINSAMRQTCLALGGKWDGSEKSCTLPTKSAAGQCPQGQIMTGIDAKGQSLCAPLFSVLPTCKKNETLEGYTASGEPICTSTRTKPGDTKPDQQGLAPGAGPYPSYLNGRSITFESGSFKYFAIVENGWPKYSGCSPIPNIYLATCGQHKFKKGESGYFPQNVGVASAGVGTAYLDISLYGAKFRVCTSEQYDDGGGRPCTSWASQQKSWAD, via the coding sequence GTCTCAAAATGTCGTTGAACTTAGAATGACAGTGCAGAACATCAGTGACAGCATTCGCTCTTACCTCACTGCCGAAGAGTCCTGGTATCAATCCATAGATGGCACCTGCCTGACAGATTTATCTGGCGACTTTAATTGTAAATCGCTCGTCGAAGCAGGTGGCGATGCCAAAAAAGTCAAACTGTTGCAGGTCAAAGACGCTAAAGGAAATGTTAAATTTGATTTCACTGACGCCAAAAAAGGGTTCACCCGAACTGGTGAATCATGCTCCGAGTTTGGTGTTAGTGACAAATGTCCTATTGGCGTCAAAGTGACTTGGTTGCCCGATACGGATTTGGGTGGTTGTGATCAAGCTTCGTGTAAGCGTCCAGCTGTAAAAGTTCAGGTGAACTTTGAATATGAAATGAGTTCCAATAAAGTGCCTTTTAACATTAGCCGTTATGATTTTGAAATTCACAAGCCCGGCACAGGACTATCCCTTGATGCTAGCTGTGTCGCCATTGGCGGTACCTTTGACGATGCCTCAGGTAAATGCCAACTGCCGAATGACGTCAAAACCAGTTGTGAAGCTGCAGGTGGGCGATTCAACGATGCCACACAAACTTGCGACTTGCCAAGCCAGGTGAAGGAGACCTGCCGCTCTCTCGGCGGGGATTATGACCCTATCAAAAACAAATGTTCGCTTTCTAAAACTATCAACTCAGCTATGCGACAAACGTGTTTGGCCTTAGGAGGCAAGTGGGATGGTAGCGAAAAGTCATGCACCCTGCCTACCAAATCAGCAGCAGGCCAATGCCCACAGGGGCAGATCATGACGGGAATAGACGCCAAGGGGCAGAGTCTTTGCGCTCCGCTATTTTCTGTCCTGCCAACTTGTAAGAAAAATGAGACGCTTGAAGGTTACACGGCCAGTGGTGAGCCCATTTGCACATCGACCCGTACCAAGCCTGGTGACACTAAACCAGACCAACAAGGGCTCGCGCCAGGTGCGGGACCCTACCCGAGTTACCTCAATGGGAGGTCAATCACGTTTGAGTCAGGATCTTTTAAGTATTTTGCGATTGTTGAAAATGGATGGCCCAAGTATTCAGGTTGCAGTCCTATTCCAAACATTTATTTGGCCACTTGTGGGCAACACAAGTTTAAAAAAGGTGAAAGCGGTTATTTTCCCCAAAATGTAGGAGTTGCCAGCGCGGGAGTTGGAACCGCCTACCTTGATATTTCCTTGTATGGTGCGAAGTTTCGAGTGTGTACTTCAGAACAGTACGACGATGGCGGTGGCCGCCCCTGCACAAGTTGGGCCTCCCAACAGAAAAGTTGGGCTGATTAG